The segment AAGAGATcgacaaaattaaaataattcgaTACAACTAAAACACATGTATGTATTTGGGTTGTTTATCTTTACTTTTAACTTTCTCTTTGAACttgtattaataaaaaatagatatgTTGATATATGACCTTTCTTAAGTAAATAATACGATATTCACAAAATATCATAGTACTAATGTCTTGAATGCCGTAATTCTAAAAGTGTATCCTTGAATACCATATTATCgatcaaatattaaattaccGAATACTAAATTACCAAAAGTTTCTAATCGACTCTCGATATTCTATGCTCAGCCATTAATGACACCAACCATTTGTTAATGAAATACAAGATCATTAACAATAGTCACATATCTAGAATTTTCACttacaaattcaaaaaataaaaataaaacgttcggatttgaatttgaaaactCAAAATAGATTTTGAATCATACAACCACTTAACCAACTTTTAATATTCTTGGATTTAGGGAATTTGAATTTtctctatatataatataaataaaataaaaaatcacctAATATAAATAACGTAATTTTTCTATCATCCTCTGCTAGATCCGCCCTAATTAGCACTTCAACTACATTTTACCATAAAAAAGAAGTAGATGTTGTAGTTATGTTGAGCTTTCCCAGCTTGTATTGATTGTCCCTTTCTAGTCGTTGCTCACCATTTAAGTGacattcatataaaaaatcatttgaaaatttatgtCACATATAGTCATTTgtacaaaagtttttttttaaaaaaaatatataatcgtTTGTATGTTTTAAACGGTTCACACATACATTCTCTGTCCAACAATAATTGTAAAAATAGTTGTTCAACAATACTTATTCAATTTAGAAAATcaagagataatttattttttgtgtttattttaacctgtctattaaatattatttatcatctaatacatttttcatagtattaaatttaataaaattaaaaaataaaattataatattaccaaattcccaaaattaaaaattaggaGATTGAATTTAATATTGATTCAAGTAAAGATATTTCCGTTAAAGGTTAACTAAAGAATTGCACATTTTATCACCCATATTATAGTGGTATTTATTGGTTCCCACACTACGAATAGAAACTCCAAAAAAATcaacgataataataaaataaaagactaTTTATCTTTTACTGCATATACAAGCTAGTGTTTTTGTGACATCactaataataaagtaaaatattttgattgacTAAATGTAATTTCATTACACTGTTATCGTAAGTAGCTGTTTGTACCAATAAGTGAAATTAATccttttatctcttttttttatacTGTTGGATTTATTCTAAGAgtttaatgtatatttttttattcatatttattagcAATGGTAAGGCTAAAatggaaatggaaaaaaattaatcaaactcTATTCTGATTTAGtaagtaattaaattttaggAATAAAATATAGGCATAGATAACCAAACGTGTCATACATCGTATCAATTTCACTCATTCATccttattctaaaaaaataaaggagtaAATTAGAGAAATATTATTCTCCATAACTCGTAATCAAATTTGGCGTTTTTTCTTTATCACATTTATTTTCAACTAACACTAATAACGGAAAATGAAATGTCAAGCAAAACCACTGATATTAATAAGACGTTACTGCTAATTATGAATGAAGAGAATTTAAAGAGAATCGAATATTTCGAAATATCCTAAAGAATATCTATtctaatttgttaattttatttttctgattattttaaaaattagctTCTAATATAGATCTTATTTAAgagtataaaattaaaataataattttattagatattttattaaattaaaatcaaacaaataaattaatcgCGAGGAAATAGGATAGTACAGACTATTCCAGTTGTCAAAATATCTGATAATATTAgaatactaaaaaataaaaaataaatgtgaacgACACctacattaaaatattaattagttttCTTTCCAACTTATTCATACAGGTAGGCCATCAACATCTACGTATGTATTAATTACACTAGAGACATAAAAAGGTTCAATTTAAGTTcctttaaatgaataaatatactACAATTACTTATATGCTTACTCTATACtgtcaatcaatttttttatttaattgtaaaatatttaaagttttatatatgatatttttttatgatacttttcaaataatatacatGTTACTCTTGTAGTCCCAATTTATTTGGCAAAATGGAATTTGGAAAAGccaatgaaaaaatttatatggtttttaaatattttatattgttaattattataatttttagtaaGTGATTGttaaacatatttattattcttcCTATTTTAATTTACGAGACATCattagtatttcattttttttaatatattattttgaatagtaattattatgatttatagtaCTTTACAAATATATACAACTGAACGTTATTAtgattttcaaaacttttaacataattttcaaatgtataatatatttaaaaataaaatatcactccCTTTAACTTGATGCGCATACAACTCAAATAAACATAGGGTACTCGTATTTTATGTAGTAGAGTATAAATTTTCAACtaatattatatgataaaaTGAGTCAAAATTTGTAGattgaaatgtgaatttttcatttgtttttatattgttaatatatatttttaattccaTTCCACCTTGTTATCTTCAACTCAAAACCTCACACGTTGAGCCACTAATCTAATACCCCTAATAATAAAGCCAAAAAAGTCATATATACAACTAGCTTCTTTTTCacacatattttaatttctacATACCTTATTTTATATTCCCACTTGACTTTCTATCTACTATATAAACCCTGCATCACTTacattcataataataaaacaacacCTCCCATattcacattttcttttaacatcttctcttaattaattaatattatggAGACAGAAAGTCATACAATTGCAAAAGAAATTGGGGTTGCAAATAAGCAAACCATAAGATGGAATGATTTTGTGTTGAGATTTTTGGCTTTTGTAGTTACACTTGTGGCTGCCATTGTGCTTGGAGTTAGCAAACAAAATGAGCTTGTGCCTGTCCAATTGGTACCAACATTGCCACCTATCAATGTTCCGGCTTCCGCTAAGTGGAGCCATATGTCCGCCTTTGTGtaagtatttaattttgatCGTGAATTcagatataaaatttttaattttttttttttgaaatagaatTCTATGTGCTtagaaattatatgaaaatattgtaAGGGATGatgattgataattttaaagaaCAATCGAAACTGTGACGGTAAAAGATAACTTGTTTggttttgaaatatttagaaGAACGATGAAGGGAGGTTCTTTCGTTTggtattatgatatattttttttatctaaaagaATACAATTATGACAAGTTATTTTTGCTACTACATGCTAATTTTGTATATGTAATTATGATTTAGGTAAATCTCATGAATAAAAGATGCAAGAAGCAATACTCTCGCTATTTTTAAGGAAGTATATATGAGTTCGGAGCctaaaagtataaaatattaacaaaattttcaaaacggtatataaaattttatattaatcaaaacggtaaaatcacTAGAATAACAACAATTTACTCcaccggaaaaagcaaaatcgctgcagtaattttgcaaaatgtggtttttttttaaaaagaaattattcaaATCTCTACCTAGGCAGCGTTTTTTGTCTTAAAATGGAAATCgctgctttttttaaaaatttgaaattgctATCAAGGTAGCGATTTGAATTTCGGTGGAGTAAATCGTtgttgttccagcgattttgtcgttttgattaatataaaattttatatatcgttttagaatttcttttaatattttataccctttaggctccgaaCTCAAATATATATTGGGGATTTGttttactaaattaattttattaactctgctttcaaaatttcttaattgtctgctattatttttatgttattatttaatactCTCTCATTTTCATAGAGTGTTAACTcggtttttgagttttttttcatCGTTCAAAACTCAAGATGAATGGATGAGATCTTTCtatattttccctttatttttatcaagttgatatttttataaattgcaCTATTTACAAagctatatatttataattttataaaggtcaatagtgaaaaatatgatttaaattacgtcattaaatatttttcttttcaacaatCCAACTAATATGTAATAGAGGGAGTAAGAAggatgatatataaaaaaattatttaataaattaattaattaaataattaaaaaattatctttttattataaagATTCGTCACATAAGATAAACAAAAAGAGTACGCATTGTTTTGGCAAGAAGTAAATGAATTGGCAGTTAGATCGTGGACAGGCAAAAATATGTGATGTCAACAAATATCTTGCTACCTAAATTAGACTTTTTCTACTCCATATTTAATTACAAATGTTAAAGGAAGATACTgactaatattaatattatcgaTGAGAATGAAATGTTAGTTgggtttatataattttattatatggttggtaaattttttgtattattaaatatttcttgTACCATTTGTTGACTCAAAACTAGTTTTGATTTGGGTCAAATATTGATGCTTCCACAATTGAGCCTAGCTACTtagataaaagtaaaatattattaaatattactaTGTGATTGAAACTAATTGTTTAcgaatttttaaataaatttcagGTACTTTGTTATTGTGAATGCAATTGCATGTGCATATGCAGTTATCTCCTTAGTCCTTTCGTTGGCAAATAAAGGAAAAACGAAAGGTCTTTCTCTAACAATCATTCTATTCGATCTCATCATGATGGCTCTTCTCTACTCCAGTGTCGGAGCGGCCGCGGCTGTCGGCCTCATCGGATACAAAGGGAACACCCACGTCCGGTGGAACAAGGTGTGTGACGTGTTTGGTAAATTTTGTGGACAAGTCGTGGCGGCAATTGCCATTTCACTAGTTGGTTctatattgtttttgttgttggtgttgttggCTACGGTGAACCTCCATAAGAACATACGTCATTAACAAGTTGACTTGAACACTATAGTTTTTCTATATACTTAAggttattttattgtattgtattagaTAATAACTAGGCTATGgtgttttctttaatttaatttacacGTACGTGATTGGTAAATCATCCTTTGTAGACCTATATGTGTTGCATTTATGCTTTCAgtaaatataatgtatttattaaatttgtttaaTCATGTATATTCTTAAAATTGGAAGTgtgattttaattatatatatcgtCATATATTAATCCTTTTATTATAAGGAtacaacaatacaatataataatcTTAATGTTAATTTGAATTACAAGTCATATTATATGGTGTCCGCATTGCAAAAGACAAATTTATTGCcctaggtttttttttttaaaaaaaagaaattgcatGCTTAAGAGATTGAAGTTGACTTTAACTATGTGTTCGGtaggaaagaaaatatttttaaaaaaattatgttcgaTTGGTTAACAAGTTGTACTAGTGAGACATTTTCACGATGATTATGTCCTCTCCACCTTCCAACACACCTCATCTTCATTCCCATCATCTCAAATAATCTCTAACAAGGTTAACCTAGATATGCAAAGTTAGGAGTGAGCTAACTCGATTAATTAGcagaaaaaagtatatatttaataaaagtaataaataaaaaatttactataTACAACTCGATTAAAAACGTATAAATTTTGAGCCATTAACCATCcacttttatttcaaatatataaatcttGGGCCAAAGCCCGAGCATGAGAACCAGCCTTAGCCCAACCCCTATTCAGACgaacaggaaaaaaaaaaaaggaaaaaagagaaaaaccaTCAAAAgtcattaataaaaaatctcGAGGCAGTAACATTATCATGTGGCGACtctataattttcaaaaatagttaagttattaataatctctattttcttaattacttgtttacttttttttgctATACTTGtctctaattaaatatttattttgacaaatcaaagaaggataaaaattatttacctATTACACcttcaattaattactttgaaaaaaaagtataatttattgaaaaatattaagtttttattaattcagTCACTTTGTAATTAATAGGAGTATGTACTCGCTaagtcaataattatttttttaataaatatgtttttatataattgaatttaagAATGAACGATAACACGCCCTTGTAAGCTTCCGAAATTccctattttagtaaaataattttactgaAATGtttactctatttttatttttcgacaCTCCTAAATACCACAATTTACCTCCGTTTACCTTATGAGTCTTACTTCAcaatttatttgatttctttGACACAAGCTATATTGATCTTTctctttataaatttttttttattaattctatAAATTTTACCATTGATAACCCTATGTTCCAGGACTCAACTCTCAGTCTAGGAATTCCCTTGACCACAGCCACCCCTAATTCCAATTTTAATCGAGAGGACAAAATCTTAATcgtctattattatttttcaaagctataaccacaataaaaaaaaaaaggttctctaatctatacaaaatatatataaaaaaaattagaaaaattgtGTGGCCTTCATCATTAACATTAATCATATTTTGTTCTAATAATTTTAAAgtacattaaatttaattttatttcaagaaaaataatacatcAATAACCCTTTCTCCATTCTTATTGGCTGGGGTGGAGAGAGTATAAAGTTTCAGTTTTCTTACAGCCCAAGTACCCACCCACCCCTAATTACCCCCACTTGCATGTTTGTTTGAGCAGAAATTTTACCCTGTAA is part of the Solanum lycopersicum chromosome 1, SLM_r2.1 genome and harbors:
- the LOC101246755 gene encoding CASP-like protein 1E2 — protein: METESHTIAKEIGVANKQTIRWNDFVLRFLAFVVTLVAAIVLGVSKQNELVPVQLVPTLPPINVPASAKWSHMSAFVYFVIVNAIACAYAVISLVLSLANKGKTKGLSLTIILFDLIMMALLYSSVGAAAAVGLIGYKGNTHVRWNKVCDVFGKFCGQVVAAIAISLVGSILFLLLVLLATVNLHKNIRH